A stretch of Peteryoungia algae DNA encodes these proteins:
- the pheT gene encoding phenylalanine--tRNA ligase subunit beta: MKFTLSWLKDHLETEASLEEICERLTAIGLEVEDVDDKAAYKPFVIAKILTAEKHPEADRLKVLSVDAGDGKPVQIVCGAPNARAGMIGALARPGTYVPGIDVTLSVGKIRGVESHGMMCSEKELNISEDHNGIIDLPEDAPVGTSFASYAGLDDPIIEINLTPNRPDCTSVFGIARDLAASGLGTLKTRKAPAFKVEGETPHQVKLELEDHLCPGFAYRLVRGVKNGPSPKWMQQRLLAIGLRPISALVDVTNYMTFDQGRPMHVFDADKVHGTLVVRRAKDGEEILALDTYTYKLNPNNVVISDDNGPESIGGIMGGEHSGCDENTVNVLIESALWDPINIAKTGRAHGIITDARYRFERGVDPEYMVPGLERTTELVLDMCGGVAAEAKVEGYKGHQKKVVDFPYSEVKRLTGLTVSNDESRQILTALGFEVLSGDDKVAKVSVPSWRPDVDGKADLVEEVMRMFGVDKIKPEPLPPTGSVNGKILTTLQIRTRSARRALASRGMMEAVTWSFIPAEHARLFGGGSEALKLVNPIAADMSDMRPSLLPGLLTAAQRNADRGFGDVAIFEVSGTYEADTPEGQRRVAGGVRRGTASIAGAGRMWSNGAKGGGKPVDVFDAKADALAVLEACGIPMSNVQIEQGGPKWYHPGRSGTIKAGPKVTLGTFGEFHPKTLEALDVSGTLCGFEIYVDALPEPKKKATRTKPALELSPFQMVKRDFAFVVEKAVEAGAIIKAATSADRKLITGVNVFDIFEGASVGEGRKSVAIEVLIQPSDKTLTDEDFDALTKKIVGNVEKSTGGTLRA, from the coding sequence ATGAAATTCACACTCTCCTGGCTGAAGGATCACCTGGAAACAGAGGCCTCGCTCGAGGAAATCTGCGAGCGCCTGACCGCAATCGGTCTCGAGGTCGAGGACGTCGACGACAAGGCGGCCTACAAGCCTTTCGTCATCGCCAAGATCCTGACGGCGGAAAAGCATCCCGAGGCCGATCGCCTGAAGGTTCTCTCGGTCGATGCCGGTGACGGCAAGCCGGTGCAGATCGTCTGCGGTGCGCCGAATGCCCGCGCCGGCATGATCGGGGCCTTGGCACGGCCGGGCACCTATGTGCCGGGTATCGATGTCACCCTCTCGGTCGGCAAGATCCGCGGCGTCGAGAGCCACGGCATGATGTGTTCCGAAAAGGAGCTCAACATCTCCGAGGATCACAACGGCATCATTGACCTGCCCGAGGATGCGCCGGTCGGCACGTCTTTCGCGTCTTACGCTGGCCTCGACGATCCGATCATCGAGATCAATCTGACGCCGAACCGTCCGGACTGCACCTCCGTCTTTGGCATTGCCCGCGATCTCGCAGCCTCCGGTCTCGGCACGCTCAAGACAAGGAAGGCGCCTGCTTTCAAGGTCGAGGGCGAGACCCCGCATCAGGTGAAACTCGAGCTCGAAGATCATCTCTGCCCGGGCTTTGCCTATCGCCTCGTGCGCGGCGTGAAGAACGGCCCGAGCCCGAAATGGATGCAGCAGCGTCTGCTCGCGATCGGGCTGCGTCCGATCTCGGCTCTCGTCGATGTCACCAACTACATGACCTTCGATCAGGGCCGTCCGATGCATGTCTTCGACGCCGACAAGGTCCACGGCACACTGGTGGTTCGTCGTGCAAAGGACGGCGAGGAAATCCTCGCGCTCGACACCTACACCTACAAGCTGAACCCGAACAACGTCGTCATATCCGATGACAACGGCCCGGAATCGATCGGCGGCATCATGGGCGGCGAGCATTCGGGCTGCGATGAAAACACCGTCAATGTTCTGATCGAATCGGCACTCTGGGATCCGATCAACATTGCCAAGACCGGTCGCGCCCATGGTATCATCACGGATGCGCGCTATCGCTTCGAGCGTGGCGTCGATCCCGAATATATGGTCCCGGGCCTTGAGCGCACCACCGAACTGGTGCTCGACATGTGCGGCGGCGTCGCGGCCGAAGCGAAGGTCGAAGGCTACAAGGGCCACCAGAAGAAGGTCGTCGACTTCCCTTATTCGGAAGTGAAGCGCCTGACCGGCCTCACCGTTTCCAACGACGAGTCGCGCCAGATCCTGACCGCGCTCGGGTTCGAAGTCCTCTCGGGCGATGACAAGGTCGCCAAGGTCTCCGTTCCGTCCTGGCGTCCCGATGTCGATGGCAAGGCCGACCTCGTCGAAGAAGTCATGCGCATGTTCGGCGTCGACAAGATCAAGCCAGAGCCGCTGCCGCCGACCGGCTCGGTCAACGGCAAGATCCTGACGACCCTGCAGATCCGCACGCGCTCGGCGCGGCGGGCGCTCGCCTCGCGTGGCATGATGGAAGCAGTCACATGGTCCTTCATTCCAGCCGAGCACGCCAGGCTCTTCGGCGGCGGAAGCGAGGCGTTGAAGCTGGTCAACCCGATTGCGGCCGATATGTCGGACATGCGTCCCTCCCTGTTGCCGGGCCTGTTGACGGCCGCCCAGCGCAATGCCGACCGCGGCTTCGGTGATGTCGCGATCTTCGAAGTGTCGGGCACTTACGAAGCCGATACGCCGGAAGGTCAACGGCGTGTTGCCGGCGGCGTTCGGCGCGGAACCGCATCGATCGCCGGTGCCGGCCGCATGTGGTCGAATGGGGCCAAGGGCGGCGGCAAGCCCGTCGACGTCTTCGACGCCAAGGCCGATGCGCTCGCTGTGCTCGAAGCCTGCGGAATCCCGATGAGCAATGTGCAGATCGAGCAGGGTGGCCCCAAATGGTATCACCCCGGCCGGTCCGGCACGATCAAGGCGGGTCCCAAGGTCACGCTTGGCACCTTCGGTGAATTTCATCCGAAGACGCTGGAAGCGCTCGATGTCTCCGGCACGCTCTGCGGCTTCGAGATCTATGTCGATGCTCTGCCTGAGCCGAAAAAGAAGGCCACCCGCACCAAGCCGGCACTGGAGCTTTCGCCCTTCCAGATGGTCAAGCGTGACTTTGCATTCGTCGTCGAGAAGGCCGTCGAGGCAGGCGCGATCATCAAGGCAGCGACGAGCGCGGACCGCAAGCTGATCACGGGCGTCAACGTCTTCGATATCTTCGAGGGCGCTTCGGTGGGTGAGGGACGCAAGTCGGTGGCGATCGAAGTGCTGATCCAGCCCTCCGACAAGACCCTGACCGACGAGGATTTCGATGCGCTGACGAAGAAGATCGTCGGCAATGTCGAGAAATCGACGGGCGGTACGCTGCGCGCCTGA
- the infC gene encoding translation initiation factor IF-3 has product MRRPFKTDAPVKDGPRSNREIRIPKVQLINDEGVNLGIISTDEALRMAEEAGLDLVEISPNAEPPVCKILDLGKLKFANQKKAAEARRKQKIVEVKEIKMRPNIDTHDYEVKMKAMNRFFEEGDKVKVTLKFRGREMAHQELGMKLLLQVKEDTLTIAKVEAEPKLEGRQMMMVLAPK; this is encoded by the coding sequence ATTCGCAGACCGTTCAAGACCGATGCCCCCGTGAAAGACGGGCCGCGCTCCAACCGTGAAATCCGCATTCCGAAAGTCCAGTTGATCAATGACGAGGGCGTGAACCTTGGCATCATTTCGACTGATGAGGCGCTGCGAATGGCGGAGGAGGCCGGGCTCGATCTGGTCGAGATTTCGCCAAATGCCGAGCCGCCGGTCTGCAAGATCCTCGATCTGGGCAAGCTGAAGTTCGCCAACCAGAAGAAGGCGGCCGAAGCGCGTCGTAAGCAGAAGATCGTCGAGGTCAAGGAAATCAAGATGCGTCCGAACATCGACACCCATGATTATGAGGTGAAGATGAAGGCGATGAACCGCTTCTTCGAAGAGGGCGACAAGGTCAAGGTGACCCTGAAGTTCCGTGGCCGCGAAATGGCCCACCAGGAACTCGGCATGAAGCTCCTGCTTCAGGTCAAGGAAGACACGCTGACCATCGCAAAGGTTGAGGCTGAGCCGAAACTCGAAGGCCGACAGATGATGATGGTGCTCGCTCCGAAGTGA
- the rpmI gene encoding 50S ribosomal protein L35 → MPKMKTKSSAKKRFKITASGKVLAAAAGKRHGMIKRSNKFIRDARGTMVLAEPDGKKVIKNYLPNGL, encoded by the coding sequence ATGCCCAAGATGAAGACGAAATCCTCCGCGAAAAAGCGGTTCAAGATCACGGCTTCCGGCAAGGTCCTCGCGGCTGCTGCTGGCAAGCGTCACGGCATGATCAAGCGGTCCAACAAGTTCATTCGCGATGCCCGCGGCACGATGGTTCTGGCTGAACCTGACGGCAAGAAGGTCATCAAGAACTACCTGCCAAACGGTCTCTGA
- a CDS encoding DUF2442 domain-containing protein, with the protein MIEHLDNMRPVDLLCDDDLLHVELTDGRIVSVPISWYPPLKDAMPVERNNVEFMPTSIHWPDIDLDVTVVSMLLGRQASGARSLDASGKMQMGTRQ; encoded by the coding sequence GTGATTGAACATCTCGACAACATGCGCCCGGTCGACCTCCTCTGCGATGACGACCTCTTGCATGTGGAACTGACGGACGGTCGTATCGTCAGCGTCCCGATCTCATGGTATCCGCCCCTCAAGGACGCGATGCCTGTGGAGCGGAACAACGTGGAATTCATGCCGACGAGCATTCACTGGCCCGACATCGATCTCGATGTGACGGTGGTCAGCATGCTCCTCGGAAGGCAGGCGTCAGGCGCGCGGTCGCTGGATGCTTCTGGCAAGATGCAGATGGGAACGAGACAATGA
- a CDS encoding alpha/beta hydrolase, with the protein MGTTANILQEKTITVGTGEAARDIAVITRLGVAKDKPAVIWLGGYRSDMAGTKAIEMDALAAEQGLTAIRFDYSGHGVSGGDFRKGTISRWTEEALAVIADAGTSRVVLVGSSMGGWIALRVIQEAKRLGLPVTVAGLVLIAPAPDFTSDLIEPSLTEAERQSLSERGYFEEASDYSPEPNIFTRDLMEDGAKNRVLKGLIETGCPVHILQGMKDPDVPYQHALKLMEFLPLDDVVLTLVRDGDHRLSRPEDIARMKSAIISMI; encoded by the coding sequence ATGGGCACAACAGCGAATATCTTGCAGGAGAAGACGATCACTGTCGGAACCGGCGAGGCGGCACGCGACATCGCCGTCATCACACGCCTCGGCGTCGCCAAGGACAAGCCGGCGGTCATCTGGCTCGGCGGCTACCGATCCGACATGGCCGGCACCAAGGCGATCGAGATGGACGCGCTGGCTGCCGAACAGGGCCTCACCGCGATCCGCTTCGACTATTCGGGGCACGGCGTGTCCGGGGGCGATTTCCGGAAGGGCACCATTTCACGCTGGACCGAGGAGGCGCTGGCGGTCATCGCAGACGCCGGCACTTCCAGGGTCGTGCTCGTCGGCTCCTCCATGGGCGGCTGGATCGCACTTCGCGTCATCCAGGAAGCGAAGCGGCTCGGCCTGCCGGTCACGGTCGCTGGCCTGGTGCTCATCGCACCGGCGCCCGATTTCACGTCGGACCTGATCGAACCCAGCCTGACGGAGGCGGAGCGGCAGTCGCTCTCGGAGCGAGGCTACTTCGAGGAAGCGTCGGACTACAGCCCCGAACCCAACATCTTTACGCGTGATCTCATGGAAGACGGCGCGAAGAACCGCGTGCTCAAGGGCCTCATCGAGACCGGCTGCCCGGTGCATATCCTGCAGGGCATGAAGGATCCGGATGTGCCGTATCAGCACGCCCTGAAACTCATGGAGTTCCTGCCGCTGGACGACGTCGTGCTGACGCTGGTTCGGGACGGAGACCACCGTCTCTCCCGCCCGGAAGACATTGCCCGGATGAAATCCGCAATCATCTCCATGATCTGA
- a CDS encoding serine/threonine protein phosphatase has translation MAYLGDGSDAPSGEIELEDDEIADVLRALVQSDDRVQCLDLPHRRLWIKRQGVKVLPRFVSFQGLVAALLRVPHLRPSPQLAPDAMQAREIARMHIFAAAGFPVPPIVFQSKTAMVMADVGPTLAERLNTLRTSDPVGHDALLVQAADGLGRVHAAGLSHGRPHVRDFFLSDDEVGFMDFEEDPASVMPLEMAQARDVFLYFLIVASRAIRPDETCPAALGAWSRHATDATQRELRSLTTLASRILPLIRLIGRVHMGSDLRRFIMATEFLMKAPLDRVASPNTAKAGQDG, from the coding sequence ATGGCCTATCTGGGGGATGGGTCCGATGCGCCGAGTGGCGAAATCGAACTCGAAGACGATGAAATTGCGGACGTGTTGAGAGCGCTGGTCCAGAGCGACGACCGGGTGCAATGTCTCGACCTGCCGCATCGCCGGCTCTGGATCAAGCGCCAGGGCGTCAAGGTGCTGCCGCGTTTCGTCTCCTTCCAGGGTTTGGTCGCAGCGCTTCTGCGGGTTCCGCATCTGAGGCCCTCGCCGCAACTGGCGCCCGACGCCATGCAGGCGCGCGAGATCGCCCGGATGCACATTTTCGCGGCGGCAGGCTTTCCGGTGCCGCCGATCGTTTTTCAGTCGAAGACGGCAATGGTCATGGCCGATGTCGGCCCGACCTTGGCCGAGCGGCTGAACACTCTGCGCACGTCGGATCCGGTGGGCCATGACGCGCTTCTGGTCCAGGCGGCCGATGGGCTTGGTCGCGTTCATGCCGCCGGCCTTAGCCACGGGCGCCCGCATGTGCGTGATTTCTTCCTGAGCGACGACGAGGTCGGCTTCATGGATTTCGAGGAGGATCCAGCCTCGGTCATGCCGCTCGAAATGGCTCAGGCGCGCGACGTATTCCTGTATTTTCTCATCGTGGCGTCGCGTGCGATACGACCGGATGAAACCTGCCCGGCGGCACTCGGGGCATGGTCGCGCCACGCCACGGATGCGACACAACGCGAATTGCGATCGCTGACGACACTGGCCAGCCGAATTTTGCCGCTGATACGGTTGATCGGCCGCGTTCACATGGGTAGTGATCTGCGACGCTTCATCATGGCAACGGAATTTCTGATGAAGGCCCCACTCGACAGGGTGGCGAGCCCGAACACCGCCAAGGCAGGACAAGATGGTTGA
- the pheS gene encoding phenylalanine--tRNA ligase subunit alpha, translating into MVELDVLKAQLLADIAAAGDEPAIEAVRVAALGKKGSVSELLKTLGTMTPEERQTRGAAINALKTEITEEIGTRKAALKDAAINARLKAETLDVSLPVRSSPAERGRIHPISQIVDEITAIFADMGFSIAEGPDIETDHYNFTALNFPDGHPAREMHDTFFLSPDENGDRKVLRTHTSPVQVRTMESQKPPIRIVIPGKTYRQDSDATHSPMFHQVEGLVIDKTANVGHMRWILEEFCKAFFEVDSVTMRFRPSFFPFTEPSFEVDIQCDRSSGPIVKFGEGKDWMEILGCGMVHPNVLRSGGLDPDEYQGFAWGMGLDRIAMLKYGMPDLRDFFNADVRWMSHYGFRPLDVPTLFGGLSS; encoded by the coding sequence ATGGTTGAACTAGACGTTTTGAAGGCACAGCTTCTGGCGGACATCGCCGCAGCCGGCGATGAGCCCGCGATCGAGGCGGTGCGCGTGGCGGCCCTCGGCAAGAAAGGCTCGGTTTCCGAACTCCTGAAGACGCTCGGCACGATGACGCCGGAAGAGCGCCAGACGCGCGGGGCCGCGATCAATGCTCTCAAGACCGAGATCACCGAGGAAATCGGAACCCGCAAGGCGGCGCTGAAGGATGCGGCGATCAATGCCCGCCTGAAGGCAGAGACGCTGGATGTATCGCTGCCGGTGCGTTCCTCGCCCGCCGAACGCGGCCGTATCCATCCGATCAGCCAGATCGTCGACGAGATCACCGCGATCTTCGCCGACATGGGGTTCTCGATTGCCGAAGGTCCCGATATCGAGACCGACCACTACAACTTCACTGCCCTGAACTTTCCAGATGGCCATCCGGCCCGCGAAATGCACGACACCTTCTTCTTGTCCCCGGATGAGAACGGTGATCGCAAGGTGCTGCGCACGCATACCTCGCCGGTGCAGGTGCGCACCATGGAGAGCCAGAAGCCACCGATCCGTATCGTCATCCCGGGCAAGACCTATCGCCAGGACAGTGACGCCACCCATTCGCCGATGTTCCATCAGGTCGAAGGCCTCGTCATCGACAAGACGGCGAATGTCGGCCACATGCGCTGGATCCTGGAAGAATTCTGCAAGGCCTTCTTCGAGGTCGATAGCGTCACTATGCGCTTCCGCCCGTCCTTCTTCCCCTTTACCGAGCCGAGCTTCGAAGTCGATATCCAGTGCGACCGCTCCTCGGGTCCGATCGTCAAGTTCGGCGAAGGCAAGGACTGGATGGAAATCCTCGGCTGCGGCATGGTTCACCCGAACGTGCTGCGATCAGGCGGCCTCGATCCTGACGAATACCAGGGCTTCGCATGGGGCATGGGGCTCGATCGCATTGCCATGCTGAAATACGGCATGCCGGACCTGCGCGACTTCTTCAACGCCGATGTACGCTGGATGAGCCATTACGGCTTCCGCCCGCTCGACGTGCCGACGCTGTTTGGCGGACTGAGCAGCTAA
- the rplT gene encoding 50S ribosomal protein L20: protein MARVKRGVTSRAKHNKVFKQAKGFYGRRKNTIRAAKAAVDRSKQFAYRDRKNNKRNFRALWIQRINAAVREFGLTYGRFIDGLNKAGIEVDRKVLSDLAIHEPAAFAKLVDASKKSLAYLKDAGTTNEFESAVK from the coding sequence ATGGCACGCGTAAAACGTGGCGTAACTTCCCGCGCCAAGCACAACAAGGTATTCAAGCAGGCCAAGGGCTTCTACGGCCGCCGCAAGAACACGATCCGGGCCGCCAAGGCTGCCGTCGATCGTTCCAAGCAGTTTGCTTACCGCGACCGCAAGAACAACAAGCGCAACTTCCGCGCTCTGTGGATCCAGCGTATCAACGCTGCCGTCCGCGAATTCGGCCTGACCTACGGCCGCTTCATCGACGGCTTGAACAAGGCTGGCATCGAAGTCGACCGCAAGGTCCTCTCCGACCTCGCCATCCATGAGCCGGCAGCCTTCGCGAAGCTCGTAGACGCTTCGAAGAAGTCGCTCGCCTACCTCAAGGATGCCGGCACGACCAACGAGTTTGAAAGCGCGGTCAAGTAA